The following proteins are co-located in the Callithrix jacchus isolate 240 chromosome 10, calJac240_pri, whole genome shotgun sequence genome:
- the THY1 gene encoding thy-1 membrane glycoprotein, protein MNPAISIALLLTVLQVSRGQKVTSLTACLVDQSLRLDCRHENTTSSPIQYEFSLTRETKKHVLFGTVGVPEHTYRSRTNFTSKYNMKVLYLSAFTSKDEGTYTCALHHSGHSPPISSQNVTVLRDKLVKCEGISLLAQNTSWLLLLLLSLSLLQATDFISL, encoded by the exons ATGAACCCTGCCATCAGCATTGCTCTGCTGCTAACAG TCTTGCAGGTCTCCCGAGGACAGAAGGTGACCAGCCTAACGGCTTGCCTGGTGGACCAGAGCCTTCGTCTGGACTGCCGCCATGAGAATACTACCAGCTCACCCATCCAGTACGAGTTCAGCCTGACCCGTGAGACAAAGAAGCACGTGCTCTTTGGCACTGTGGGGGTGCCTGAGCACACATACCGCTCCCGAACCAACTTCACCAGCAAATACAACATGAAGGTCCTCTACTTATCCGCCTTCACCAGCAAGGACGAGGGGACCTACACATGCGCACTCCACCACTCTGGCCATTCCCCACCCATCTCCTCCCAGAACGTCACTGTGCTCAGAG ACAAACTGGTCAAGTGTGAGGGCATCAGCCTGCTGGCTCAGAACACCTCATGGCTACTGCTGCTCCTGCTCTCGCTCTCCCTCCTCCAGGCCACGGATTTCATATCCCTGTGA